One genomic region from Polynucleobacter sp. MWH-P3-07-1 encodes:
- a CDS encoding DnaJ C-terminal domain-containing protein, with translation MKFRDYYETLGVARGATEAEIKTAYRKLARKYHPDVNKEKDAEERFKEIGEAYSVLKDTEKRAAYDQMGSNWKQGQDFSPPPNWNAGFEFSEDPNTGFGGYGGGYDGDQSEFFESLFGRARHRQGSRGGNPRQGMHFKGQDHHAKILIDLSDAYNGAKRTISLHMPVQDAEGHVITQERKLDVNIPKGIKAGQNLRLSGQGGPGMGDGGAGDLYLEIEFHPNPLYKVDGKDVYLDLPLAPWEAALGTNVNIPTPAGSTLELSIPPNTKSGRKMRLKGKGIPSKEPGDFYVVPNIVLPEAQSDAQKAAYQELEKVFDFKPRSHLKG, from the coding sequence ATGAAATTTCGGGACTATTACGAAACACTCGGTGTTGCCCGTGGCGCAACTGAAGCAGAAATCAAGACTGCTTATCGCAAGCTTGCTCGCAAATATCACCCAGATGTCAATAAAGAGAAGGATGCTGAAGAGCGCTTCAAAGAGATTGGCGAGGCCTACTCCGTTCTCAAAGATACAGAAAAGCGGGCGGCCTACGATCAAATGGGTAGCAATTGGAAGCAAGGCCAAGACTTTAGTCCTCCTCCTAATTGGAATGCCGGTTTTGAATTTTCTGAGGATCCAAATACTGGCTTCGGAGGATATGGTGGTGGCTACGACGGCGATCAAAGCGAATTCTTTGAATCGTTGTTTGGGCGAGCAAGACACCGTCAGGGTAGTCGTGGTGGCAATCCTCGCCAAGGTATGCATTTCAAAGGGCAAGATCATCACGCCAAGATTCTGATTGATTTATCGGATGCCTATAACGGCGCTAAGCGCACGATCTCTTTGCACATGCCAGTACAAGATGCAGAAGGACATGTGATTACGCAAGAGCGTAAATTGGATGTCAATATTCCAAAAGGGATTAAGGCTGGGCAGAACCTGCGTCTTAGTGGCCAAGGTGGTCCCGGCATGGGTGATGGTGGCGCCGGTGATCTCTATTTGGAAATTGAGTTCCACCCTAACCCACTTTACAAAGTAGATGGCAAAGATGTGTATCTCGATTTACCGCTGGCTCCTTGGGAGGCAGCATTAGGTACGAATGTGAACATTCCCACACCAGCTGGCAGCACTCTGGAATTAAGCATACCCCCCAACACCAAGTCGGGCCGCAAAATGCGTCTCAAAGGTAAAGGGATACCCAGTAAAGAGCCTGGTGATTTTTATGTCGTACCCAATATTGTTTTACCTGAAGCACAAAGCGATGCACAAAAAGCAGCTTACCAAGAGCTAGAAAAAGTTTTCGATTTCAAGCCTAGATCTCATTTGAAGGGATAA
- a CDS encoding chaperone modulator CbpM has translation MSQTNITWIESTIVEDEVYMTIVELSHAASTPEELIMDWVSEGVLSPAGSSPQDWRFSGDSLKRAKTAARLTRDFEINTSGLALALDLMDQISQLRAELLRLSGPV, from the coding sequence ATGAGCCAAACCAATATCACTTGGATTGAAAGCACTATCGTTGAAGATGAAGTCTATATGACGATCGTGGAACTATCTCACGCAGCCAGCACTCCTGAGGAACTCATCATGGATTGGGTCTCAGAGGGCGTTCTGAGTCCGGCAGGAAGCAGCCCTCAAGATTGGCGCTTTAGTGGCGACTCTTTAAAGCGAGCCAAAACAGCGGCGCGTCTGACTCGGGATTTTGAAATCAATACTTCTGGTTTAGCGCTGGCCTTAGACCTCATGGATCAAATTAGCCAATTGCGCGCAGAGCTATTGCGCTTGAGCGGGCCGGTCTAA
- a CDS encoding ATP-binding cassette domain-containing protein, producing MALIVLTDAKLAFGHVDLLANTAFSLESGERVGLIGRNGTGKSSLLKILAGIEKLDDGLLQYQQGLRIAYVPQEPLFDANESIFEAVSKGVAQAKALREEYEALSVGEWDDASHHRLDEVQSQLEALSGWNWEQRVHETLDRLHLDAEAKINTLSGGTKKRVALARALVEVPDVLLLDEPTNHLDLDSISWLEELLKEYQGSVILITHDRAFLDNVCTQIVELDRGILRSYPGNFSAYEVLKDQELSAESLANARADKLLAQEEVWIRKGVEARRTRSVARIARLEKLRTSRSERRDAIGQVKLAVSAGDRSGKIVADLQNVSKTYDRPIVKDFTATILRGDKVGLLGPNGAGKTTLLKLILGSIQPDSGSATMGTRIEVAYFDQMREGLDLNASLEDYISPGSEWVEINGNKKHVKSYLSDFLFAPERTNSPVSTLSGGERNRLLLARLFARPANVLVLDEPTNDLDIDTLDLLEQLLQDYKGTVFLVSHDRYFLDNVVTSIIANEGDGFWREYEGGYEDWKIQKARSDKIRASKAPAKIEAKPEPKTEVKPIKVESTVQKLNGKERQELEQLPLQIEALEEEQAEIGITMSKPELYQNEPELLASLQARLSEINTDLDRKMQRWELLLAKSES from the coding sequence ATGGCTCTAATCGTACTCACTGATGCAAAACTGGCTTTTGGCCACGTTGATCTACTCGCAAATACTGCTTTTTCTCTTGAATCAGGCGAACGTGTCGGCCTCATTGGGCGCAATGGTACCGGCAAATCATCTTTATTGAAGATTCTGGCTGGCATAGAAAAGCTTGATGATGGCCTTTTGCAATATCAGCAAGGTCTTCGCATTGCTTATGTTCCTCAAGAGCCACTCTTTGACGCAAATGAAAGCATCTTTGAAGCTGTTTCTAAAGGTGTTGCTCAAGCAAAAGCCCTGCGCGAAGAATATGAGGCACTGAGCGTAGGCGAGTGGGATGATGCTTCTCATCATCGCCTTGACGAAGTTCAATCTCAATTAGAAGCGCTTAGCGGTTGGAATTGGGAGCAGCGTGTTCATGAAACCCTAGACCGCTTACATCTCGATGCAGAAGCCAAAATCAATACCCTGTCTGGTGGTACCAAAAAAAGAGTTGCTCTAGCCAGGGCTTTAGTGGAAGTGCCTGACGTCTTATTGTTAGATGAGCCTACTAACCATTTAGATTTAGATTCGATTTCCTGGCTCGAAGAGTTGCTGAAAGAGTATCAGGGCTCAGTAATTCTGATTACCCATGACCGCGCATTCTTGGACAACGTTTGCACTCAGATTGTTGAGCTTGATCGGGGTATCCTCAGATCCTACCCCGGTAATTTTTCTGCTTATGAAGTACTGAAGGATCAAGAGTTAAGCGCAGAGTCTCTCGCTAATGCTCGGGCTGATAAATTGCTGGCGCAAGAAGAGGTGTGGATTCGTAAGGGTGTAGAGGCTAGAAGAACCCGGAGCGTAGCTCGCATTGCTCGACTAGAAAAACTGCGCACCAGTCGTAGTGAGCGTCGTGATGCTATTGGTCAAGTTAAATTGGCCGTCTCTGCAGGCGATCGCAGTGGCAAGATTGTGGCTGATCTACAGAATGTTTCTAAAACCTATGATCGCCCAATCGTGAAAGATTTCACGGCAACCATTTTGCGTGGCGATAAGGTCGGCTTATTGGGGCCTAATGGGGCGGGTAAGACCACTTTGCTCAAGTTGATTTTGGGATCGATTCAACCAGATTCGGGCTCGGCCACCATGGGTACCCGTATTGAAGTGGCTTACTTTGACCAAATGCGTGAAGGTCTTGATCTCAATGCTTCTTTAGAGGATTACATCAGTCCGGGCAGTGAGTGGGTTGAGATCAATGGCAATAAAAAACACGTCAAGAGTTATTTGAGCGATTTTCTGTTTGCACCAGAACGCACCAATTCCCCTGTGAGTACTTTATCGGGTGGCGAACGTAATCGTTTGCTCTTAGCCCGCTTGTTTGCAAGACCTGCCAATGTCCTGGTCCTCGATGAGCCCACCAATGATCTGGATATCGATACACTCGATTTGCTAGAGCAACTCCTGCAAGATTACAAAGGGACGGTATTTTTAGTAAGCCATGATCGCTATTTTCTGGATAACGTCGTAACGAGCATTATTGCCAATGAGGGCGATGGCTTCTGGCGTGAGTACGAGGGTGGCTATGAAGACTGGAAGATTCAAAAGGCGCGCTCTGACAAAATTCGTGCCAGCAAGGCCCCTGCAAAAATAGAAGCAAAGCCAGAGCCCAAGACAGAGGTAAAGCCAATCAAAGTCGAGAGTACAGTCCAAAAGCTCAATGGTAAAGAGCGTCAAGAGCTGGAGCAACTACCCCTGCAAATTGAAGCGCTAGAGGAAGAGCAGGCAGAGATTGGCATCACAATGAGTAAGCCCGAGTTATATCAGAATGAGCCCGAGCTATTGGCGAGCCTACAAGCTCGCTTGAGTGAGATTAATACTGACTTAGATCGAAAAATGCAACGCTGGGAATTGCTACTCGCCAAATCCGAATCTTAG
- the moaE gene encoding molybdopterin synthase catalytic subunit MoaE: MIRIQEADFDLSTEITNLRKGDLQVGAVVSFLGTVRDMNEGSEVYSMTLEHYPGMTEKALEAIVAQAKTRWDISNTLIIHRVGPLKPEDQIVLVAVTSAHRAEAFAACEFMMDYLKTAAPFWKKEETAEGGRWVDARVTDDAAMARWKKS; the protein is encoded by the coding sequence ATGATTCGCATACAAGAAGCCGACTTTGACCTCAGCACAGAGATTACCAATCTACGTAAAGGTGATTTGCAAGTTGGTGCAGTGGTCTCTTTTCTGGGTACTGTAAGAGATATGAATGAGGGTAGTGAGGTGTATTCAATGACCCTAGAGCATTACCCTGGTATGACTGAGAAAGCCTTGGAGGCGATCGTTGCTCAAGCCAAAACTCGCTGGGATATCAGCAATACCTTGATTATTCACCGCGTAGGACCCCTCAAACCTGAGGATCAAATCGTTCTAGTAGCAGTCACAAGCGCGCATCGAGCCGAAGCATTTGCTGCTTGCGAGTTCATGATGGATTACCTCAAAACTGCTGCTCCCTTCTGGAAAAAGGAAGAGACTGCCGAAGGTGGGCGTTGGGTTGATGCCAGAGTTACTGATGATGCTGCCATGGCACGCTGGAAGAAGAGCTAA
- the moaD gene encoding molybdopterin converting factor subunit 1 → MQIQLRFFAALREKLGVSEESIDVPAEVKTIDDLKTYLCKRDALWSEVFTGNRIIRCALNQEMVDSSTPLMEDAEVAFFPPVTGG, encoded by the coding sequence ATGCAGATTCAATTACGCTTCTTTGCTGCTCTCCGTGAGAAGCTGGGTGTTTCTGAAGAAAGTATCGATGTCCCGGCAGAAGTAAAGACGATCGATGATCTCAAGACTTATCTTTGCAAACGAGATGCGCTGTGGTCTGAGGTCTTCACTGGCAACAGGATTATTCGTTGTGCCTTAAATCAAGAGATGGTTGATTCAAGTACGCCATTAATGGAAGATGCGGAAGTCGCTTTCTTTCCACCGGTAACCGGAGGATAA
- the glp gene encoding gephyrin-like molybdotransferase Glp: MNKPPMLTAEQALEHLLSHARAVSETERVAMQAALGRVLAEDVNSLVDVPPLDNTSMDGYAVRTADITKEGAVLKVNQRIPAGLVGKPLEVGCAARIFTGAPIPPNADAIIIQEDTTLIEGHADQVQVNYIPKLGQWIRRRGEDLSAGKVALQAGTFLRPQELGVAASAGLTHLNVKRRVRVAAFFTGDELALPGEPLKPGGIYNSNRDTLLACLRSLGCDATDLGIIPDRLDATREALRKASKDHDLIITSGGVSVGEEDHIKPAVTAEGRLDLWQIAIKPGKPLAFGAVRKAEQAGSGEAWFIGLPGNPVSSFVTFLLFVRPFILKLQGRDSGSMTAYPMRADFNWPKADRRNEFLRVKVNSKGGLDLFPNQSSGVLTSASWGDGLIDCPAGQAFEAGSMVKYIPFSALLA, encoded by the coding sequence ATGAATAAGCCACCGATGCTGACTGCTGAGCAGGCACTTGAGCATTTACTCAGTCATGCAAGAGCAGTTTCAGAAACAGAGCGCGTTGCTATGCAAGCTGCCCTTGGGAGAGTGCTTGCTGAAGATGTTAATAGCTTAGTAGATGTGCCGCCACTGGACAACACCTCAATGGATGGCTATGCAGTGCGAACTGCTGACATCACCAAAGAGGGTGCAGTACTAAAAGTGAACCAGCGGATTCCGGCGGGTTTGGTAGGGAAGCCTTTGGAGGTAGGGTGTGCTGCACGAATTTTTACAGGGGCACCTATCCCACCTAATGCGGATGCGATCATTATTCAGGAAGACACCACTCTTATTGAAGGTCATGCCGATCAAGTGCAAGTGAATTACATCCCTAAATTAGGTCAATGGATTCGTCGTCGCGGTGAGGATCTCAGCGCTGGAAAAGTGGCGCTTCAGGCTGGAACGTTTTTGCGCCCTCAAGAGTTAGGGGTTGCTGCTTCGGCCGGTTTAACCCATTTAAATGTGAAGCGTCGCGTACGCGTTGCCGCATTCTTCACTGGCGATGAGTTAGCTCTACCAGGTGAGCCTTTAAAGCCAGGCGGTATTTACAACTCTAATCGCGATACCTTGTTAGCCTGCTTACGTTCATTAGGATGTGACGCGACGGATTTGGGAATTATTCCGGATCGGCTCGATGCAACACGCGAGGCCTTGCGCAAAGCTAGCAAAGATCATGATTTGATTATTACCTCTGGTGGAGTATCGGTAGGTGAAGAGGATCACATTAAGCCTGCAGTGACTGCAGAAGGCCGCCTAGATTTATGGCAGATCGCCATTAAGCCCGGAAAGCCTTTGGCATTCGGGGCGGTTCGTAAAGCAGAACAAGCAGGGTCAGGAGAGGCTTGGTTTATCGGCTTGCCTGGCAATCCGGTTTCTAGCTTTGTCACTTTCTTGCTCTTTGTTCGCCCTTTCATTCTGAAATTACAAGGGCGTGATTCAGGATCGATGACTGCCTACCCAATGCGAGCTGATTTCAATTGGCCTAAAGCAGATCGGCGTAATGAATTCTTGCGCGTTAAAGTCAATAGCAAAGGCGGTCTAGATTTATTTCCCAATCAAAGTTCAGGTGTTTTAACCAGTGCCTCATGGGGTGATGGTTTGATTGACTGTCCGGCAGGCCAAGCCTTTGAGGCGGGTAGTATGGTGAAGTACATCCCTTTTAGTGCGTTACTCGCTTAA
- the thrC gene encoding threonine synthase: MRYQSTRGNSPQQSFLEILLGGLAPDGGLYLPTHYPQISTAQLDSWRGLSYADLAYEILSLYCDDIPEADLRALLRKTYTAQVYCNGRATDSAQDITPIHWLGEEQGTQIGLLSLSNGPTLAFKDMAMQLLGNLFEYALKRAGQKLNILGATSGDTGSAAEYAMRGKEGVTVFMLSPRGKMSAFQSAQMYSLQDPNIFNLAVGGVFDDCQDIVKAVSNDLSFKAKNRIGTVNSINWGRVVAQVIYYFQGYLLATKSSAEKVSFTVPSGNFGNVCAGHIARMMGLPIEHLVVATNENDVLDEFYKTGVYRARKSAETLHTSSPSMDISKASNFERFVFDLMSQDGQATAKLFQQVESQGGFDLSKESVYQTMAKYGFQSGRSTHQNRIATIQDIDQRYGVVIDTHTADGVKVAREHLQAGVPMLVLETALPIKFEETILEALGRPADCPKALEGIKSLPQRVVNIDADVGQVKSFITDHVN; the protein is encoded by the coding sequence ATGCGTTATCAATCGACTCGCGGCAATAGTCCGCAACAATCTTTTCTAGAAATTCTCCTGGGTGGATTGGCGCCAGATGGTGGTTTATATCTGCCAACGCACTATCCACAAATTAGTACAGCGCAACTCGATAGCTGGCGTGGCCTCTCCTATGCTGATTTGGCTTATGAGATTCTGAGTTTGTATTGTGATGACATTCCTGAGGCTGACCTGCGTGCTCTATTGCGCAAGACCTATACCGCTCAGGTCTATTGCAATGGACGTGCAACAGACTCTGCACAAGATATCACTCCCATTCATTGGTTGGGTGAAGAGCAGGGCACACAGATTGGATTGCTCAGTCTTTCCAATGGTCCGACCTTGGCCTTCAAAGACATGGCCATGCAATTGCTGGGTAACTTATTTGAATACGCACTCAAGCGCGCTGGTCAGAAACTGAATATTCTCGGGGCGACTTCTGGAGATACCGGTAGCGCCGCTGAGTATGCAATGCGTGGCAAAGAAGGCGTGACCGTATTCATGCTCTCACCACGTGGGAAGATGAGCGCTTTTCAGTCGGCCCAAATGTATTCCTTACAAGACCCGAATATTTTTAACTTAGCCGTAGGTGGCGTGTTTGATGACTGCCAAGATATTGTGAAGGCAGTAAGTAACGATCTTTCTTTTAAAGCGAAGAACCGGATTGGAACAGTCAACTCAATCAACTGGGGCAGGGTAGTGGCACAGGTGATCTACTACTTCCAGGGCTATCTGTTGGCCACTAAATCCAGTGCTGAGAAAGTATCCTTTACAGTCCCTTCGGGTAACTTTGGTAATGTCTGTGCCGGCCATATCGCTCGCATGATGGGTTTGCCAATCGAGCATCTAGTGGTTGCTACTAACGAAAACGATGTGCTCGACGAGTTCTATAAAACAGGCGTCTATCGCGCTCGTAAGTCTGCTGAAACTTTGCACACTTCTAGCCCATCGATGGATATCTCCAAAGCTAGTAACTTTGAACGCTTTGTATTTGATTTGATGTCTCAAGATGGTCAAGCTACAGCCAAGCTCTTTCAGCAAGTAGAGAGCCAAGGTGGTTTTGATCTCTCCAAAGAATCGGTTTATCAGACAATGGCAAAGTATGGTTTTCAGTCTGGTCGCAGCACTCATCAAAACCGAATTGCAACCATTCAGGATATCGACCAACGTTATGGTGTGGTGATCGATACCCATACTGCTGATGGCGTGAAAGTCGCTCGTGAGCATCTGCAAGCAGGAGTGCCGATGCTTGTATTAGAGACTGCTTTGCCTATCAAGTTCGAAGAGACTATTCTGGAGGCGCTTGGTCGTCCGGCTGACTGTCCCAAAGCTTTGGAGGGTATTAAGTCTCTTCCACAACGCGTTGTTAATATCGATGCTGATGTCGGTCAAGTGAAGTCTTTCATCACTGATCACGTTAATTAA
- a CDS encoding homoserine dehydrogenase — MKPIQVGLLGIGTVGGGVFTVLERNQDEIQRRAGRGIRIHTVADLNVERAKEVVGNHALIVNDARTVINNPEIDIVVELIGGYGIAKDLVLEAIAAGKHVVTANKALIAVHGNEIFKAAHDKGVMVAFEAAVAGGIPIIKALREGLTANRIEWLAGIINGTTNFILSEMRDKGLDFATVLKEAQRLGYAEADPTFDIEGIDAAHKATIMSAIAFGIPMQFDKAHVEGITKLSAIDIRYAEQLGYRIKLLGIAKKTPAGIELRVHPTLIPSKRLIANVEGAMNAVQVFGDAVGTTLYYGKGAGSEPTASAVIADLVDVTRLLTADPQNRVPHLAFQSDAVQDIPVLPIGEVTTSYYLRLRVADQAGVLAEITKILASHSVSIDALLQKEANEGESQTDLVILTHETKEKNMLAAIQEIQGLKTVAGEVTKIRLENLS; from the coding sequence ATGAAACCGATTCAAGTAGGTCTGTTAGGTATTGGCACTGTAGGTGGTGGCGTATTCACTGTTCTCGAGCGTAATCAGGATGAGATTCAGCGTCGTGCGGGTCGCGGGATTCGAATTCATACTGTTGCAGATTTAAATGTCGAGCGCGCAAAAGAAGTGGTTGGGAATCATGCGCTGATCGTGAACGATGCTCGCACTGTCATCAACAATCCTGAAATTGATATTGTGGTGGAGTTGATTGGTGGCTACGGGATTGCCAAAGACTTGGTCTTAGAGGCCATTGCTGCAGGCAAGCATGTCGTGACAGCCAACAAGGCTTTGATTGCAGTGCATGGCAATGAGATTTTTAAGGCAGCTCACGATAAAGGCGTGATGGTGGCGTTTGAAGCTGCGGTTGCAGGCGGCATTCCTATCATCAAGGCACTACGCGAAGGTTTAACTGCCAATCGTATTGAGTGGCTTGCTGGCATCATCAACGGCACTACCAATTTCATTCTCTCTGAGATGCGTGACAAAGGTTTGGACTTTGCAACCGTCTTAAAAGAGGCGCAGCGTTTAGGGTATGCAGAAGCAGACCCCACCTTTGATATTGAAGGGATCGACGCCGCACACAAGGCTACTATCATGAGTGCGATTGCATTTGGTATTCCAATGCAGTTTGATAAAGCGCATGTGGAGGGGATTACAAAACTCTCCGCGATTGATATTCGTTATGCAGAGCAATTAGGTTATCGCATCAAATTATTGGGCATTGCCAAGAAAACGCCCGCTGGTATCGAGTTGCGTGTGCATCCTACCTTGATCCCAAGCAAGCGTTTGATTGCTAATGTTGAAGGCGCGATGAATGCCGTTCAGGTTTTTGGTGATGCAGTCGGAACGACTTTGTATTACGGTAAGGGTGCAGGGTCTGAACCAACAGCCTCTGCCGTAATTGCTGACTTAGTAGACGTTACTCGCTTGCTTACAGCTGATCCGCAAAATCGCGTTCCCCATTTGGCCTTCCAGTCTGATGCTGTTCAAGATATTCCTGTCTTACCGATCGGTGAAGTAACTACCAGCTACTACTTGCGTCTGAGAGTGGCGGATCAAGCTGGCGTTTTGGCAGAAATAACTAAAATCTTGGCTTCACATAGTGTCTCGATTGATGCGCTGCTTCAAAAAGAAGCCAATGAAGGTGAGAGTCAAACGGATCTCGTGATTCTGACTCATGAAACTAAAGAGAAAAATATGCTGGCTGCCATTCAAGAAATTCAGGGCTTGAAAACAGTTGCGGGTGAAGTCACCAAGATTCGTTTAGAAAACTTATCCTAG
- a CDS encoding pyridoxal phosphate-dependent aminotransferase codes for MKPILKSEKLKDVCYDIRGPVLELAQRMEEEGQKIIKLNIGNVGIFGFDPPEEIQLDMVRNLSNASAYSDSKGIFAARKAIMQYCQEKGIQGVTLDDIYTGNGVSELIVLAMNALLNNGDEVLVPAPDYPLWTAAVSLSGGTPIHYLCDESKEWAPDLADLRKKITPRTKAIVVINPNNPTGAIYSTAVLTELTEIAREHGLILFADEIYDKMLYDQEKHVSLASLSKDVVTITFNGLSKNYRSCGYRAGWMVVSGDKSMVRDYVEGLNMLSSMRLCANVPGQYAIQTALGGYQSINDLVGEGGRLARQRDIAWKLITAIPGVTCVKPKSALYLFPKLDPEMYPIKDDQQFIADLLKEEKVLLVQGSGFNWATPDHFRLVFLPHEDVLKEAITRLASFLERYRNKHGRKVASSTVTKAS; via the coding sequence GTGAAGCCGATCCTTAAGTCAGAAAAACTCAAAGACGTTTGTTACGACATTCGTGGTCCCGTGCTCGAGCTTGCTCAGCGCATGGAAGAAGAGGGTCAAAAGATCATTAAGCTCAATATTGGTAATGTGGGCATCTTTGGCTTTGATCCCCCCGAAGAAATTCAGTTGGATATGGTCCGCAATCTGAGCAATGCATCAGCTTACTCGGACTCAAAAGGAATCTTTGCAGCTCGCAAAGCCATCATGCAGTATTGCCAGGAAAAAGGGATCCAAGGCGTTACATTGGATGACATCTATACCGGCAATGGTGTTTCTGAGCTCATTGTTTTGGCCATGAATGCATTGCTCAATAACGGTGATGAAGTGTTAGTACCTGCGCCTGACTATCCTTTGTGGACGGCTGCCGTGAGTTTGTCTGGCGGCACACCGATTCATTACTTGTGTGATGAGTCAAAAGAGTGGGCCCCTGACTTAGCGGATCTCCGCAAAAAAATTACGCCACGCACTAAAGCGATTGTGGTGATTAACCCAAATAATCCTACTGGTGCAATATATTCCACGGCTGTATTGACAGAGCTGACCGAGATTGCCCGTGAGCATGGTTTGATCTTATTTGCAGATGAGATTTACGACAAGATGCTTTACGATCAAGAGAAGCATGTGTCTTTGGCCTCGCTCTCAAAAGATGTTGTCACGATTACTTTTAATGGCTTATCTAAGAACTATCGCTCATGCGGCTACCGTGCAGGCTGGATGGTGGTCTCAGGTGATAAGTCGATGGTACGGGATTATGTTGAGGGGCTCAATATGTTGTCCTCAATGCGGCTGTGTGCCAACGTTCCAGGCCAATATGCAATTCAGACAGCCTTAGGTGGTTATCAAAGCATCAATGATTTGGTAGGTGAAGGTGGTCGTCTTGCAAGGCAGCGTGATATCGCTTGGAAACTCATTACCGCGATCCCAGGCGTGACTTGTGTCAAACCCAAATCTGCTTTGTATCTTTTCCCTAAGTTGGATCCTGAAATGTATCCAATCAAAGATGATCAGCAATTTATTGCCGATTTGTTAAAAGAAGAAAAAGTACTGTTGGTGCAGGGTTCCGGATTTAACTGGGCAACGCCAGATCATTTCCGCTTGGTGTTCTTGCCGCATGAAGATGTTCTTAAAGAAGCAATTACACGTTTGGCGAGTTTCTTAGAGCGTTATCGAAATAAACATGGCCGCAAAGTGGCTTCTTCAACCGTAACAAAGGCATCATGA
- a CDS encoding Mth938-like domain-containing protein: MKLESDPHSGANTVTGYGEGYVEINKVPYQHAVLLSSNGEIKPWPVASFGELEGEHFSQIAVLKPELIIIGTGKRQQFPKPELLKPLITAKIGFEIMDSQAACRTYNILVGEGRQVLLALIVEGAA, encoded by the coding sequence GTGAAGCTTGAATCTGACCCCCATTCTGGAGCTAATACCGTTACCGGTTATGGCGAAGGCTATGTTGAAATCAACAAAGTTCCCTATCAGCACGCCGTACTTCTCAGCTCCAACGGTGAGATTAAGCCTTGGCCAGTAGCCAGCTTTGGTGAACTCGAAGGTGAGCATTTTTCCCAAATAGCCGTCCTAAAGCCCGAACTGATCATCATCGGCACCGGTAAGCGCCAGCAATTTCCTAAGCCGGAGTTACTCAAACCTTTAATCACCGCCAAGATTGGTTTTGAGATCATGGACTCCCAAGCTGCCTGCAGAACCTACAACATCTTGGTTGGGGAAGGACGCCAGGTTTTGCTAGCGCTGATCGTTGAAGGCGCTGCATGA